A window of the Archocentrus centrarchus isolate MPI-CPG fArcCen1 chromosome 17, fArcCen1, whole genome shotgun sequence genome harbors these coding sequences:
- the LOC115796385 gene encoding la-related protein 6-like, whose product MSNLVGDDQQLFQNEEDRQGELLCLKIKTHLEELFSDSHLAEDGFLLKHVQKNRQGFVSLKLLTCLKKIRTLTKNWNMTLAGAMYSDLLEVNDERTKVRRIEPLPKRLLCSPTSKLLLTWNISEEQSREGGAAQDPEHAALSERVLQKFSVHGKVTSVRILPPGRELPTNLQCYAKHHKELGQHLCAVVKFDNLELVRKVYSTLKAEEEKSNGKGMYVVPLGCQSMHCFTEDESSEEKSKGQLKEENPPEIPEDLTQQEHSSPITVSDKPRDTCQPKTCSGDSAQQTSDQIFTSSNIQTFPRWNHRDSMTRWCSGDNPWVHRRKLAAGASNFKVHLNTPRQRVLRQPFGPDGTRGFKRQREAPGTAQPPQDKVPFTDL is encoded by the exons ATGAGCAATTTGGTTGG AGACGATCAACAGCTCTTCCAAAATGAAGAAGACCGTCAAGGTGAGTTGCTGTGCTTGAAGATTAAAACCCATTTGGAGGAGCTCTTCTCTGACAGCCACCTGGCAGAGGACGGCTTTTTGCTCAAACATGTGCAGAAGAACAGGCAGGGCTTCGTCAGTCTCAAGCTTCTCACTTGTTtgaaaaag ATAAGGACCCTGACCAAAAACTGGAACATGACTCTAGCGGGAGCAATGTACTCGGACCTTCTGGAAGTGAATGATGAACGCACCAAAGTGAGGCGCATAGAGCCGCTTCCCAAACGGCTGCTGTGTTCCCCCACCAGCAAGCTCCTCCTCACCTGGAACATTTCTGAGGAGCAAAGCAGAGAAGGGGGTGCAGCCCAAGACCCGGAGCATGCCGCGCTGTCAGAGAGGGTGCTCCAAAAGTTCAGTGTTCATGGCAAAGTTACCTCAGTCAGGATCCTGCCACCTGGCAGGGAACTTCCCACAAACCTGCAGTGCTATGCCAAACATCACAAAGAGCTTGGCCAGCACTTGTGTGCAGTGGTCAAGTTTGACAATTTGGAGCTGGTTCGTAAGGTCTACAGCACCCTGAAGGCAGAAGAGGAGAAATCTAATGGGAAGGGCATGTATGTGGTGCCTTTGGGATGCCAGTCAATGCACTGTTTCACCGAGGATGAATCATCAGAAGAAAAAAGCAAGGGCCAACTTAAGGAGGAAAATCCACCTGAAATCCCAGAGGACTTAACCCAGCAGGAGCATTCTTCACCCATTACGGTTTCTGATAAACCTCGAGACACATGTCAGCCCAAAACATGCTCGGGTGACTCTGCACAACAAACGTCTGACCAAATTTTCACCAGCAGCAATATCCAGACCTTCCCTCGCTGGAATCATAGGGACAGTATGACGAGGTGGTGCTCTGGAGATAACCCGTGGGTGCACAGGCGCAAATTAGCAGCCGGTGCATCAAACTTCAAAGTGCACCTGAACACGCCGAGGCAGAGGGTGCTTCGTCAGCCCTTCGGCCCTGATGGCACCAGAGGTTTTAAGCGTCAGAGGGAGGCACCAGGAACAGCTCAGCCTCCCCAGGATAAAGTGCCATTCACAGATTTATGA